The following coding sequences are from one Actinomycetota bacterium window:
- a CDS encoding ABC transporter substrate-binding protein translates to MNSGGPSVSRISAETGEVFDPIPVGNGPAGIAVGEGSVWVTNRFDGTISRIDPNSGEVIDIPVGLDPRGIAVGFDSVWVALPGSNRVVRVDPATNDVAEEIGVGNGPESLVASEDALWVGNVLDDTVSSIDPGSGRVTSIFEVGDAPSRLALVDGTVWVANEGDGTLSEIEPGGAAARRVVIGSVPQGLAPVGDDLWVSVSEAATSHQGGTLRVVSYYPPETLDPAVAYSPFDWRVLPLIGDGLVAFNAVGGIDGQTLVPDLATSIPGPTDEGKTYLFHLREGIRYSNGEVVRPKDFRRAIERVFLLKSDGVGLLGGLVGGEACTKRFRTCDLSKGIMTDEDAGTITFHLTASDPDFLHKLAIPFTYPVPPSVPDEEQQRSGVPGTGPYMLESPQTADGLVLVRNPHFRVWSADAQPGGNADRIDWSFHRSGSLVGTVTGGEADIAIDPSSSQLDEILVRFAGQVHTAPLRAIVYIALHAEVPPFDDVHVRRAVNFALDRERVVEILGGDAAAVLTCQQIPPNFPGYGPYCPYAAEARTGEEAWTAPDSEEAERLVERSGTAGMRVTYWFHPTIYGCCEEALARYMVEMLKSLGYRASAKPVGFGFLFDSANQLQMAFSYVGADYPSASTFITPFATCDAVLNLSAFCEPRIDAMVGRATRVQARDPIAAQTLWREIDRAIVDQAPYLWLVNPIGADFTSPRVGNYQVHPQWGVLLSQLWVR, encoded by the coding sequence GTGAACAGCGGCGGGCCGTCCGTCTCGCGGATCAGTGCCGAGACGGGTGAGGTCTTCGACCCGATTCCGGTGGGAAACGGACCAGCGGGGATCGCGGTCGGTGAGGGCAGCGTATGGGTGACCAACCGGTTCGACGGGACGATCTCCCGCATCGACCCCAACAGTGGCGAGGTCATCGACATCCCGGTCGGGCTCGATCCGCGCGGGATTGCGGTCGGCTTCGACAGCGTGTGGGTGGCACTGCCGGGCTCGAACAGGGTCGTTCGGGTCGACCCCGCGACGAACGACGTCGCGGAGGAGATCGGCGTCGGAAACGGGCCGGAGTCGCTTGTCGCCAGCGAGGATGCCCTCTGGGTGGGTAACGTCCTCGACGACACTGTTTCGTCGATCGATCCCGGGTCCGGACGGGTCACATCCATCTTCGAGGTAGGAGACGCTCCATCGAGGCTCGCCCTCGTGGACGGAACCGTATGGGTAGCGAACGAGGGAGACGGGACGCTCTCTGAGATCGAGCCAGGTGGGGCGGCCGCCCGCCGCGTGGTGATCGGAAGTGTCCCACAGGGGCTTGCGCCCGTCGGAGATGATCTTTGGGTGTCGGTCAGCGAGGCGGCGACGTCGCACCAAGGGGGCACGCTGCGGGTGGTCTCGTATTACCCGCCGGAAACGTTGGACCCAGCCGTCGCGTACTCCCCGTTCGACTGGCGCGTGCTGCCCCTGATCGGCGATGGCCTCGTGGCGTTCAACGCGGTGGGAGGGATCGACGGCCAGACCCTGGTGCCGGATCTCGCGACGTCGATCCCCGGACCGACCGACGAAGGGAAGACGTATCTCTTCCATTTAAGGGAGGGGATCCGGTACTCCAACGGGGAGGTCGTCCGCCCGAAAGACTTCCGGCGCGCCATCGAACGAGTCTTCCTGCTCAAGAGCGACGGTGTGGGTCTCCTCGGCGGGCTGGTCGGCGGCGAAGCCTGTACGAAACGCTTCCGAACATGTGACCTATCGAAGGGCATCATGACTGACGAGGACGCCGGGACGATCACGTTCCACCTGACGGCAAGCGACCCGGACTTCCTCCACAAGCTCGCGATCCCCTTCACCTACCCGGTTCCCCCCTCCGTTCCAGACGAGGAGCAGCAAAGGTCCGGCGTCCCGGGGACGGGTCCCTACATGCTGGAGTCGCCACAGACCGCCGATGGGCTCGTGCTCGTCCGCAACCCTCACTTCCGTGTGTGGTCGGCGGACGCACAGCCCGGCGGGAATGCCGACCGGATCGACTGGTCGTTTCACAGGTCGGGATCGCTGGTCGGGACCGTGACCGGCGGAGAGGCCGACATCGCGATCGATCCTTCTTCGAGCCAGCTCGACGAGATCCTCGTGCGCTTCGCGGGGCAGGTCCACACTGCGCCGCTGCGAGCCATCGTCTATATCGCGCTCCATGCCGAGGTGCCTCCCTTCGACGACGTGCATGTGCGTCGGGCGGTGAACTTCGCGCTGGACCGGGAGAGGGTCGTCGAGATCCTGGGTGGCGATGCGGCGGCGGTCCTTACCTGCCAACAGATCCCTCCCAACTTCCCCGGGTACGGGCCGTATTGCCCTTACGCGGCCGAGGCGAGGACGGGAGAGGAAGCGTGGACGGCTCCGGATTCCGAGGAGGCCGAGAGACTCGTCGAGCGTTCAGGAACCGCCGGGATGCGGGTCACCTACTGGTTCCATCCCACCATCTATGGGTGCTGCGAGGAGGCCCTCGCTAGGTACATGGTCGAGATGCTCAAGAGCTTGGGATACCGGGCAAGTGCGAAGCCCGTCGGATTCGGGTTCCTGTTTGACTCCGCGAACCAGTTGCAGATGGCGTTCAGTTACGTCGGCGCTGATTACCCCTCCGCGTCGACCTTCATCACCCCCTTTGCCACGTGCGACGCGGTATTGAACTTGTCGGCATTCTGCGAGCCGCGAATCGACGCCATGGTCGGGCGGGCGACCCGTGTCCAGGCGCGCGACCCGATCGCGGCTCAGACGCTCTGGCGAGAGATCGATCGGGCGATCGTCGATCAAGCTCCGTACCTATGGCTGGTGAACCCTATCGGTGCAGACTTCACCTCTCCCCGCGTTGGGAACTATCAGGTACACCCTCAATGGGGTGTGCTGCTTAGCCAGCTCTGGGTCCGGTAG